The following are from one region of the Yoonia sp. R2331 genome:
- a CDS encoding tetratricopeptide repeat protein, with product MSDSDSFINEVTEEVRRDQLYGYLRRYGWIAVVLIVVLVGGAAWNEYNKAQATAKAQATGDALMNALSQNDPEFRMAAVAEVEAEGSAVAVTALITAASQQEAGDTAAAVATLQDLTVNTDVPVIYNELAAFKAALLEPDPATRRTSLEAMAQPGLPFALLAQEQLALADLAAGDPDAAITRLTAIVEDAGVPRGLLVRAQTLMVALGAELPGLATLQ from the coding sequence TTGAGCGACAGTGACAGTTTCATCAATGAAGTGACCGAAGAGGTCCGCCGCGACCAGCTCTATGGCTATCTGCGGCGCTATGGCTGGATCGCTGTAGTGCTGATTGTTGTGCTTGTGGGCGGGGCTGCCTGGAACGAATACAACAAGGCACAAGCGACCGCCAAGGCGCAGGCCACAGGTGATGCGCTGATGAATGCCCTGTCGCAGAATGACCCTGAATTCCGCATGGCCGCCGTGGCCGAGGTCGAGGCAGAAGGATCCGCCGTTGCAGTGACCGCGCTGATTACAGCGGCCAGCCAGCAAGAGGCGGGCGATACCGCCGCGGCGGTTGCAACGCTGCAAGACCTTACCGTGAACACCGATGTGCCGGTCATTTATAACGAGCTTGCGGCGTTTAAGGCCGCCTTGCTTGAGCCCGATCCAGCGACACGGCGCACCAGCCTCGAAGCGATGGCGCAGCCCGGTTTGCCCTTTGCGCTTTTGGCGCAGGAACAGCTTGCGCTGGCTGATCTGGCCGCAGGCGATCCTGACGCCGCGATCACGCGACTTACCGCCATTGTCGAAGACGCCGGTGTCCCGCGGGGCTTGCTTGTGCGGGCGCAAACCTTAATGGTGGCGCTGGGCGCGGAGCTTCCCGGCCTCGCGACCTTGCAATAA
- a CDS encoding PQQ-binding-like beta-propeller repeat protein, with the protein MIAKTKFAACFSLSFLIACGEPDVILPGTREAIRPGDGVNTTAPIALPATRLNANWTHRNGEADHTITHPALSGLNQIFAVNIGEGDSRKARITADPVVANGVIYTLDSRARVTATATSGAPVWVADVQPGNDNRTDASGGGLAYGNGRLFVTSGFGEVTALDAASGGTLWTQDLDAPGTSAPTVSGDLLYVVGRDSTAWAIEVSNGRVRWQQSGTPSVSAFAGGAGPAVAGDLAIFPFDSGEVVATFPQGGLRRWSTAVSGARTGTAGALVSDIGGDPVIDGDRVYVGNVAGRTAAIDAFSGERIWTANDGAVSPVWPVGNAVFLVNDINELVRLDAATGTAVWRTQLPQFEEGGVFRQRRSVYAHYGPVLAGGRLIVASSDGQVRAFDPRSGALVGNAALPGGAASHPAVAGGTLYVVTKAGQLVAFR; encoded by the coding sequence GTGATTGCCAAGACCAAGTTTGCCGCCTGTTTCAGCCTGTCGTTTTTGATTGCCTGTGGTGAGCCGGATGTGATCCTGCCCGGCACGCGCGAAGCAATCCGCCCAGGCGACGGCGTGAATACCACAGCACCCATCGCCTTGCCCGCCACCCGGCTCAATGCCAATTGGACCCATCGCAACGGCGAGGCGGATCACACGATCACGCACCCGGCCTTGTCGGGGCTGAACCAGATTTTCGCCGTCAACATCGGCGAAGGCGACAGCCGCAAGGCGCGCATCACCGCTGATCCGGTCGTGGCCAATGGTGTCATCTACACCCTCGATTCCCGCGCCCGTGTCACAGCCACCGCCACATCCGGCGCGCCGGTTTGGGTCGCGGATGTGCAGCCGGGCAACGACAACCGCACCGATGCCTCTGGCGGTGGTCTGGCCTATGGCAATGGCCGCCTTTTTGTAACTTCTGGCTTTGGCGAGGTGACAGCCCTTGATGCCGCCAGCGGTGGCACGCTTTGGACGCAAGACCTTGATGCGCCGGGCACATCAGCACCCACCGTATCCGGCGATCTGCTGTATGTGGTCGGTCGCGATAGCACCGCTTGGGCGATTGAGGTCAGCAATGGCCGCGTGCGCTGGCAGCAATCCGGCACACCCTCTGTCTCGGCCTTTGCGGGCGGGGCAGGGCCTGCGGTTGCGGGCGATCTGGCGATCTTCCCCTTTGACAGCGGCGAAGTGGTCGCGACCTTCCCGCAAGGCGGCCTGCGCCGCTGGTCCACAGCCGTGTCCGGTGCCCGGACAGGGACAGCGGGCGCACTGGTGTCCGATATCGGGGGCGATCCGGTCATTGACGGCGACCGCGTTTACGTTGGCAACGTCGCCGGGCGCACAGCCGCCATCGACGCCTTTTCAGGCGAACGGATCTGGACCGCCAATGATGGTGCTGTCAGCCCGGTCTGGCCCGTGGGCAACGCGGTCTTTTTGGTCAACGACATCAACGAACTCGTGCGCCTTGATGCGGCAACTGGCACCGCCGTCTGGCGCACCCAATTGCCGCAATTCGAAGAGGGCGGCGTCTTTCGCCAGCGCCGTTCGGTCTATGCCCATTACGGCCCGGTGCTGGCAGGTGGCCGCCTGATCGTTGCCTCCTCTGACGGTCAGGTGCGGGCCTTTGATCCCCGCTCTGGCGCGCTCGTCGGCAATGCCGCCTTGCCCGGTGGGGCCGCATCGCACCCCGCCGTTGCCGGTGGTACGCTTTATGTGGTGACCAAGGCCGGGCAGTTGGTGGCTTTCCGTTAG
- the der gene encoding ribosome biogenesis GTPase Der yields the protein MTFTLAIVGRPNVGKSTLFNRLVGKKLALVDDQPGVTRDLREGEARLGDLRFTVIDSAGLEDATDDSLQGRMRRLTERAVEMADVCLFMIDARAGVLPTDEIFADILRKKNANVILAANKSEGKAGEAGFLEAYGLGLTEPIRLSAEHGEGLDELYHMLLPLADQFAERAAADAPETDVDVGEDDEDVARVPTQNKPLQIAVVGRPNAGKSTLVNKILGEERLLTGPEAGITRDAISVQTDWGGVPMRIFDTAGMRKKAKVQEKLEKLSVSDGLRAVKFAEVVVVLLDVEIPFEQQDLRIADLAEREGRAVIIAVNKWDVEDEKQDKLKKLKQEFARMLPQLKGAPLITVSAKTGRGLDRLQEAIMRAHDVWNRRVTTAQLNRWLTGMLEQHPPPAPGGKRIKMRYMTQVKTRPPGFVVMTSFPDQVPASYTRYLVNGLREDFDMPGTPIRLTLRDQGDKNPYKGKKSSQPSRLSKHLKKGS from the coding sequence ATGACCTTTACCCTTGCCATTGTGGGGCGTCCCAATGTGGGCAAATCCACGCTGTTCAACCGTCTGGTTGGCAAGAAACTCGCCCTGGTCGATGACCAGCCCGGCGTGACGCGCGATTTGCGCGAAGGCGAAGCACGGCTCGGTGATCTGCGGTTCACAGTGATTGACAGCGCCGGTCTGGAAGACGCCACCGACGACAGCCTGCAGGGCCGTATGCGTCGCCTGACCGAACGTGCCGTTGAAATGGCCGATGTCTGCCTCTTCATGATCGACGCCCGTGCCGGTGTGCTGCCCACGGACGAAATTTTCGCCGACATCCTGCGCAAGAAAAACGCCAACGTGATCCTCGCGGCCAACAAGTCCGAAGGCAAAGCGGGCGAAGCCGGGTTCCTTGAGGCTTATGGCCTTGGCTTGACCGAACCGATCCGCCTGTCTGCCGAACATGGCGAAGGGCTGGATGAACTTTATCACATGCTGCTGCCACTGGCCGATCAGTTCGCCGAACGCGCCGCGGCCGATGCGCCCGAAACCGATGTGGACGTCGGCGAAGATGACGAAGACGTAGCCCGCGTGCCGACACAGAACAAACCGCTGCAAATCGCTGTGGTTGGCCGCCCCAATGCGGGTAAGTCCACGCTTGTGAACAAGATCCTCGGCGAAGAACGCCTGCTGACCGGGCCAGAAGCGGGCATCACCCGTGATGCAATTTCCGTGCAAACCGACTGGGGCGGTGTGCCCATGCGCATCTTTGACACCGCTGGCATGCGCAAAAAGGCCAAGGTGCAGGAAAAGCTCGAAAAGCTCTCGGTCAGCGACGGGTTGCGTGCCGTCAAGTTTGCTGAAGTCGTTGTTGTCCTTCTCGACGTCGAAATCCCCTTTGAACAGCAGGACCTGCGCATCGCTGATCTGGCAGAGCGTGAAGGCCGCGCCGTGATCATTGCGGTCAACAAATGGGACGTCGAAGACGAAAAACAGGACAAGCTGAAAAAGCTGAAACAAGAATTTGCGCGCATGTTGCCGCAGCTCAAGGGCGCGCCGCTGATCACCGTGTCGGCCAAGACGGGTCGGGGCCTAGATCGTCTGCAAGAGGCGATCATGCGCGCCCATGACGTCTGGAACCGCCGCGTCACCACCGCTCAGTTGAACCGCTGGTTGACCGGCATGCTTGAACAGCACCCGCCGCCCGCACCGGGCGGCAAGCGGATCAAGATGCGCTACATGACGCAAGTCAAAACCCGTCCGCCGGGCTTTGTGGTGATGACCTCATTCCCCGATCAAGTGCCAGCATCCTACACCCGCTATCTGGTCAATGGCCTGCGCGAGGATTTCGACATGCCCGGTACGCCGATCCGGCTGACCTTGCGGGATCAGGGCGACAAGAACCCCTACAAGGGCAAGAAGTCGTCCCAGCCCTCGCGCCTGTCAAAGCACCTCAAGAAGGGTAGCTAA